A window of the Gossypium hirsutum isolate 1008001.06 chromosome A05, Gossypium_hirsutum_v2.1, whole genome shotgun sequence genome harbors these coding sequences:
- the LOC107957461 gene encoding uncharacterized protein, whose product MDGGRRIAVSPRPCSGRRILASKKRGRPDAFVNSVKKLQRREICSKPHRAFSVTDAQERFRNIRLQEEYDTHDPKGHCSMVLPFLRKRSKIIEIVAAQDIVFALAQSGVCAAFSRETNRRICFLNVTADEVIRSLFYNKNNDSLITVSVYASDNFSSLKCRSTRIEYIRRGQPDAGFALFESESLKWPGFVEFDDVNGKVLTYSAQDSIYKVFDLKNYTMLYSISDKNVQEIKISPGIMLLIFTKVGGHVPLKILSIEDGTVLKSFSHLLHRNKKVDFIEQFNEKLLVKQENENLQILDVRNSELTEVSKDEFMTPSAFIFLYENQLFLTFRNRTVAVWNFRGKLVTSFEDHLLWHPDCNTNNIYITSDQDLIISYCKADSDDPLSEGNGSINISNILTGKCLAKIRASNGFPVENHCCCCDVECGCRSKVQSSSSRIRSTVAEALEDITALFYDEERNEIYTGNRYGLVHVWSN is encoded by the exons ATGGATGGTGGGCGGAGGATAGCCGTCAGCCCAAGGCCTTGCAGCGGACGGAGAATACTCGCATCTAAGAAAAGAGGGAGACCCGATGCCTTCGTTAACAGTGTCAAGAAACTTCAACGAAGAGAAATCTGCTCTAAGCCGCACCGTGCTTTCTCCGTCACCGACGCCCAGGAGCGCTTCCGTAACATCCGCTTGCag GAGGAATATGATACTCATGATCCAAAAGGACATTGTTCAATGGTATTACCATTTCTGAGGAAGAGATCAAAGATTATAGAGATTGTTGCTGCACAAGACATTGTATTTGCTCTTGCTCAATCTGGTGTATGTGCGGCATTCAGTCGAG AGACTAATCGAAGAATATGCTTTCTAAATGTCACTGCTGATGAAGTTATACGAAGCTTGTTTTACAACAAAAACAATGACTCACTTATCACAGTCTCAGTTTATGCTTCTGACAACTTCAGCTCCTTGAAGTGCAGAAGCACGAGGATTGA GTACATTCGAAGAGGTCAACCTGATGCTGGTTTTGCACTTTTTGAATCTGAGTCACTGAAGTGGCCTGGGTTTGTGGAGTTCGATGATGTAAATGGGAAGGTACTCACATATTCAGCACAAGATAG TATATACAAGGTATTTGACCTCAAAAATTATACGATGTTATACTCCATATCAGataaaaatgttcaagagattaagATCAG TCCAGGGATCATGTTATTGATTTTCACTAAAGTTGGCGGCCATGTTCCTCTTAAGATTCTCTCAATAGAGGATGGTACCGTTCTCAAATCTTTTAGCCACCTTCTTCACCGGAATAAGAAGGTGGATTTCATTGAACAGTTCAATGAAAAGCTTCTTGTGAAGCAGGAAAATGAAAACCTTCAGATTCTTGAT GTACGCAACTCTGAGCTAACAGAAGTTAGCAAAGATGAATTTATGACCCCATcagcatttatttttctttatgagAACCAGTTATTCCTGACATTTAGAAACCGGACAGTGGCTGTCTGGAACTTCCGTGGAAAACTTGTAACTTCATTTGAGGATCACCTTTTGTGGCATCCTGACTGCAACACTAATAATATATACATCACAAGTGATCAGGATCTTATCATCTCTTACTGCAAGGCTGATTCTGATGATCCATTGTCTGAAGGAAATG GGTCCATTAACATCAGCAACATATTGACTGGGAAATGCCTTGCTAAAATAAGGGCAAGTAACGGTTTCCCAGTGGAAAACCATTGTTGCTGCTGTGATGTCGAGTGTGGTTGCAGGTCAAAGGTGCAAAGCAGTTCATCTAGAATTAGAAGCACGGTGGCAGAGGCACTGGAAGATATCACTGCTCTTTTTTATGATGAAGAGCGCAATGAGATCTATACGGGGAATAGGTATGGTCTAGTTCATGTGTGGTCTAACTGA